The Pseudomonas extremaustralis genome contains a region encoding:
- a CDS encoding FecR family protein, which produces MTDPNELRPHELAHEVLQDPAMDQALDWLIALQCPQPGQQVEFETWLAQAPAHRHAFAKAQSAWGAAPVHSAAVALAAPRKPTAWRRIKPHWKPLATAAVLLIGLFSFSNLPVRLQADHLTVVGERQRLQLDDGSKVLLNTNSAFSSSLKGQQRIARLYQGEAFFDIAPTHGLPLEIDAGPVRASVRDTAFAVRYLNGEAQVQVQRGDVDLSNTVDDARVRLRAGESIRIGPKGFGQPAKLDANKDLAWVQGRLIFENRPMSEVLAELGRYYPGWIVNTNDKLAHIAITGNYRLDQPLDVVRSLAHITSAKLSEYPALVILN; this is translated from the coding sequence GTGACGGACCCGAATGAACTGCGCCCCCATGAGTTGGCTCATGAGGTGTTGCAAGACCCGGCGATGGACCAGGCCCTCGACTGGCTGATCGCCTTGCAGTGCCCGCAGCCTGGGCAGCAAGTCGAGTTCGAAACCTGGCTGGCCCAGGCCCCTGCCCACCGCCACGCCTTTGCCAAGGCCCAGTCCGCCTGGGGGGCCGCCCCGGTGCACAGCGCCGCCGTCGCCCTGGCCGCGCCGCGCAAACCCACGGCCTGGCGCCGGATCAAACCGCATTGGAAACCACTGGCCACCGCCGCCGTCCTGCTGATCGGCCTGTTCAGCTTCAGCAACCTGCCGGTGCGCCTGCAAGCGGACCACCTCACCGTGGTGGGTGAACGCCAGCGCCTGCAATTGGACGATGGCTCCAAGGTACTGCTCAACACCAACTCGGCGTTTTCCAGCAGCCTCAAGGGTCAGCAGCGCATCGCGCGCTTGTACCAGGGCGAAGCGTTTTTCGACATCGCGCCCACCCACGGCCTGCCCCTGGAAATCGACGCCGGCCCCGTGCGGGCCAGCGTGCGCGATACCGCCTTCGCCGTGCGTTACCTCAATGGCGAAGCCCAGGTGCAAGTGCAGCGCGGCGATGTGGACCTGAGCAACACCGTCGACGATGCGCGCGTGCGCCTGCGCGCCGGTGAGAGCATCCGCATCGGGCCCAAGGGCTTCGGCCAACCGGCGAAGCTGGATGCCAACAAGGACCTGGCCTGGGTACAGGGCCGGCTGATTTTCGAAAACCGCCCGATGAGCGAGGTGCTGGCCGAGCTGGGCCGTTATTACCCGGGTTGGATCGTCAACACCAACGACAAGCTCGCCCACATCGCCATCACCGGTAACTACCGCCTCGACCAACCGCTGGACGTGGTGCGCTCCCTGGCCCATATCACCTCGGCCAAGCTGTCGGAATACCCCGCGCTGGTCATCCTGAACTAA
- a CDS encoding biliverdin-producing heme oxygenase, producing the protein MTASPTAERPSLRSQRLNQITNEPHAKLDALVKAHAPFETQANFARFVVAQYLFQSELIALYNDPELIAIVPDLADRCRADAARLDLADLNTDVPAPVAGALKQPSKAQALGWLFVSEGSKLGAAFLIKRAVGLGLSETFGARHLGEPAGGRAEGWKSFTRTLDALAFSAEEEADVEKGAIDAFVRFTVLLEQAYASAPEMA; encoded by the coding sequence ATGACCGCTTCTCCTACCGCAGAACGCCCAAGCCTGCGCTCCCAACGCCTGAACCAGATCACCAACGAACCGCACGCCAAGCTCGACGCGCTGGTCAAGGCGCACGCGCCGTTTGAAACCCAGGCCAACTTCGCGCGCTTCGTCGTGGCGCAGTACCTGTTCCAGTCGGAGCTGATTGCGCTGTACAACGATCCCGAGTTGATAGCGATCGTGCCTGATCTGGCCGACCGCTGCCGCGCCGACGCCGCCAGGCTCGACCTCGCTGACCTGAACACCGATGTCCCGGCACCGGTCGCCGGCGCGCTGAAGCAGCCGAGCAAAGCCCAAGCCCTGGGCTGGCTGTTCGTCTCGGAAGGCTCCAAGCTGGGGGCTGCGTTCCTGATCAAGCGCGCCGTGGGCCTGGGCCTGAGCGAGACTTTCGGCGCCCGCCACCTCGGCGAACCGGCCGGCGGTCGTGCCGAAGGCTGGAAAAGCTTTACCCGCACCCTCGACGCCCTGGCGTTCAGCGCCGAAGAAGAAGCTGACGTGGAAAAAGGTGCGATCGACGCGTTTGTGCGCTTCACCGTGCTGCTGGAACAGGCGTACGCTAGCGCCCCTGAAATGGCCTAA
- a CDS encoding RNA polymerase sigma factor has product MSQSRFNHVFLTQRVILLRTLQRMVNNHSTAEDLLQETYLRVTRALSERPIDHLEPFVFQTARNLALDHLRSRRIQARTLQEDVSLDILQSVAAPISTPEDATQAEQLLEHLSVSLGQLSARQQQIFILSRVHGCSYQEIADQLDVSLSTVQKELKLIMAICVGVAERLDRP; this is encoded by the coding sequence GTGAGCCAATCTCGCTTCAACCACGTCTTTCTCACCCAACGGGTGATTCTGCTGCGCACCTTGCAGCGGATGGTGAATAACCACAGCACCGCCGAAGACCTGTTGCAGGAAACCTACCTGCGTGTCACCCGGGCCCTGAGCGAGCGGCCGATCGATCACCTTGAACCCTTCGTTTTTCAGACCGCGCGCAACCTTGCCCTGGATCACCTGCGTTCGCGGCGGATACAGGCGCGTACGCTGCAGGAAGATGTGTCGCTGGATATCCTGCAAAGCGTCGCCGCCCCCATCAGCACCCCCGAAGACGCCACCCAGGCCGAGCAACTGCTGGAGCACCTGAGTGTCAGCCTCGGCCAGTTGAGCGCGCGCCAGCAGCAGATCTTTATCCTCAGCCGCGTGCACGGTTGCAGCTACCAGGAAATTGCCGATCAGTTGGATGTGTCCTTGAGCACCGTGCAAAAGGAGCTGAAATTGATCATGGCCATTTGCGTGGGTGTGGCCGAACGACTGGATCGGCCTTAA
- a CDS encoding YbaN family protein, with amino-acid sequence MTGKTQSPSKTARLLFGLLAYVSLGIGLVAIVVPGLPTTEFILLAAWAATKSSPRLSAWLENHRLFGPILFNWRNGKIIARRAKISATVSMLLCAILMLALLDHGWPIYLAIAGMSLGNLWIWSRPERLARRV; translated from the coding sequence ATGACCGGTAAAACCCAATCCCCCTCGAAAACCGCCCGGCTCCTCTTCGGCCTGCTGGCGTACGTCAGCCTGGGCATCGGGTTGGTGGCGATTGTCGTGCCGGGCCTGCCCACCACCGAATTCATCCTGCTGGCCGCCTGGGCCGCCACCAAAAGCTCACCGCGCCTCAGCGCCTGGCTGGAAAACCACCGCCTGTTCGGGCCGATCCTGTTCAACTGGCGCAACGGCAAGATCATCGCGCGCCGCGCCAAAATCAGCGCCACGGTGAGCATGCTGCTGTGCGCCATTTTGATGCTGGCGTTGCTCGACCACGGCTGGCCGATCTACCTGGCCATCGCCGGGATGAGCCTGGGCAACCTGTGGATCTGGTCCCGCCCGGAACGGCTCGCACGCCGCGTATAA
- a CDS encoding TonB-dependent receptor: MSSRFNRRSSSPILSLLTAAILLGGAPVMSASAAEPIPRSHGNYTFNIAQQPLVSALNAFTAVTGWQIGLPAELGQGVSSPGVRGPLSPEKALDQLLVGTNLSYRKLGTDTIVLEKRTAAGTLNLQQVTISATRNAQQVGSVPSTVSVLEREALDRQNVNTIRELVRYEPGVSVGGAGTRAGNAGFNIRGIDGDRILTQVDGVEVPDNFFNGPYAKTRRNYVDPEIVKRVEILRGPASALYGSSAIGGAVSYFTLDPDDIIKPGQDVGARLKTGYSSADESWLTSGTFAGRVQDFDGLLHLSQRNGHETESYDGNNATGLARTGANPEDARTTNVLAKLGWNYGDENRLGLTYEKYKDDRDVNLKNAVGGPFVGGQGFNLYRDRRGNDTITRERFGVENTFALESPITDRIKTSLNYQIAKTDQTTAEIYQAGRRVLRTRDTLYEEKQWVFDAQLDKAFSIGATDHQVTYGTTLKQQKVTGSREGSATCLAVGAGCTAIGAPSPTASDSVKKVSDFPDPTINTYSVFAQDQIAWGNWTFLPSARYDYTRLKPKLTEEFLGSVNPTGQYSVSDEEKTWHRVTPKFGLTYALTDQYTLFGQYAEGFRTPSAKALYGRFENLNLGYTVEPNPDLKPETSKGIETGLRGKFDGGSFDIAVFYNKYRDFIDEDNAVVGGTVEQFQAVNIKRATIKGAEAKGRLNLDAFGAPHGLYTQGSVAYAYGRNDDSGEPLNSVNPLKGVFGLGYDQDHYGGLLSWTLVKKQNRVDSTTFHAPDGDTRNGAFKTPGFGILDLTGFYKVTDDITINGGLYNLTDKKYWNWDDVRSYDSVGEASVTGPANLDRLTQPGRNFAINVIWDI; the protein is encoded by the coding sequence ATGTCCTCTCGTTTCAACCGCCGGTCCTCCTCGCCCATCCTGTCCTTGCTGACGGCGGCCATCCTGCTGGGTGGCGCGCCCGTCATGAGCGCCAGCGCCGCCGAACCGATCCCGCGCAGTCACGGCAATTACACTTTCAACATCGCACAACAGCCATTGGTCTCGGCGCTGAACGCCTTCACTGCCGTGACCGGCTGGCAAATCGGCCTGCCGGCGGAACTGGGCCAGGGTGTGTCGTCTCCTGGCGTACGTGGTCCGCTGTCGCCGGAAAAAGCCCTGGACCAGCTGTTGGTGGGGACCAACCTGAGCTACCGCAAACTGGGCACTGACACGATCGTCCTGGAAAAGCGCACGGCGGCCGGCACCCTCAATCTGCAACAGGTGACCATCAGCGCCACCCGTAACGCCCAGCAAGTGGGCAGCGTGCCCAGCACCGTCAGCGTGCTGGAGCGCGAGGCGCTGGACCGCCAGAACGTGAACACCATCCGCGAACTGGTGCGCTACGAGCCAGGCGTTTCAGTGGGCGGCGCCGGCACCCGTGCGGGCAACGCCGGGTTCAATATTCGCGGCATCGACGGTGACCGCATCCTCACCCAGGTGGACGGCGTGGAAGTACCGGACAACTTCTTCAACGGCCCCTACGCCAAGACCCGTCGCAACTACGTCGACCCGGAAATCGTCAAGCGCGTGGAAATCCTGCGCGGCCCGGCCTCGGCCCTGTACGGCAGCAGCGCCATCGGCGGCGCCGTGAGTTATTTCACCCTCGACCCGGATGACATCATCAAGCCCGGCCAGGACGTCGGCGCCCGCCTGAAGACCGGCTACAGCTCGGCCGACGAGAGCTGGCTGACCTCCGGCACCTTCGCCGGCCGCGTACAGGACTTCGACGGTTTGCTGCACCTGAGCCAGCGCAACGGCCATGAAACCGAATCCTACGACGGCAACAACGCCACCGGCCTGGCCCGCACCGGCGCCAACCCCGAGGATGCGCGCACCACCAACGTGCTGGCCAAGTTGGGTTGGAACTATGGCGATGAGAACCGTCTGGGTTTGACGTACGAAAAGTACAAGGACGATCGCGACGTCAACCTGAAAAACGCCGTGGGCGGCCCCTTCGTCGGCGGCCAGGGCTTCAACCTCTACCGTGATCGTCGCGGCAACGACACCATCACCCGCGAGCGTTTCGGCGTGGAAAACACCTTCGCCCTAGAATCGCCCATCACCGATCGCATCAAGACCAGCCTCAATTACCAGATCGCCAAGACCGACCAGACCACGGCCGAGATCTATCAGGCCGGGCGTCGCGTCCTACGCACCCGCGACACGCTGTATGAAGAAAAACAGTGGGTCTTCGACGCGCAGTTGGACAAGGCCTTCAGCATCGGCGCGACCGATCACCAGGTCACCTACGGCACGACCCTCAAGCAGCAGAAAGTCACAGGCTCCCGTGAAGGCTCGGCCACATGCCTCGCCGTGGGCGCCGGATGCACCGCCATCGGCGCCCCCAGCCCGACGGCCAGCGACAGCGTGAAAAAAGTCAGTGATTTCCCCGATCCGACCATCAACACCTATTCGGTGTTTGCCCAGGATCAGATCGCCTGGGGCAACTGGACCTTCCTGCCCAGCGCACGCTACGACTACACCCGGCTCAAACCCAAGCTGACCGAAGAGTTCCTCGGCAGCGTCAATCCGACCGGCCAATATTCGGTCAGTGACGAGGAAAAAACCTGGCACCGTGTCACGCCCAAGTTCGGCCTGACCTATGCCCTGACCGATCAATACACCCTGTTCGGCCAATACGCCGAGGGGTTCCGCACGCCTTCGGCCAAAGCCCTTTACGGACGCTTTGAAAACCTCAACCTGGGCTACACCGTCGAGCCCAACCCCGACCTCAAGCCAGAAACCAGCAAAGGCATCGAAACCGGGCTTCGCGGCAAATTCGATGGCGGTTCCTTCGACATCGCCGTGTTCTACAACAAGTACCGCGACTTCATCGACGAAGACAACGCCGTCGTGGGCGGCACCGTCGAGCAATTCCAGGCCGTCAATATCAAACGCGCCACCATCAAGGGTGCGGAAGCCAAGGGTCGCCTGAACCTGGATGCCTTCGGCGCGCCCCACGGCCTGTACACCCAAGGCTCGGTTGCCTATGCCTATGGTCGCAACGACGACAGCGGCGAACCGTTGAACAGCGTCAATCCCCTCAAAGGCGTGTTCGGCCTGGGCTACGACCAGGACCACTACGGTGGCCTGCTGAGCTGGACCCTGGTGAAGAAACAGAATCGCGTCGACAGCACCACCTTCCACGCGCCGGACGGCGACACCCGCAACGGCGCGTTCAAGACCCCAGGCTTCGGCATCCTCGACCTGACCGGTTTCTACAAGGTCACTGACGACATCACGATCAACGGCGGTCTCTACAACCTGACCGATAAGAAATACTGGAACTGGGACGATGTGCGCAGCTACGACAGCGTCGGCGAAGCCAGCGTCACCGGTCCGGCCAACCTCGACCGCCTGACCCAGCCGGGTCGCAACTTCGCGATCAACGTGATCTGGGACATCTGA